One genomic segment of Centropristis striata isolate RG_2023a ecotype Rhode Island chromosome 11, C.striata_1.0, whole genome shotgun sequence includes these proteins:
- the crema gene encoding cAMP-responsive element modulator isoform X2, with protein sequence MAVTGDETESAATGDIPAYQLRSPNSGLAHSIVMAASPGSMQNPQPQHAEEITRKREVRLMKNREAARECRRKKKEYVKCLENRVAVLENQNKTLIEELKALKDIYCHKAE encoded by the exons ATGGCTGTCACTGGGGATGAGACTGAATCAG CTGCCACAGGAGACATACCCGCCTACCAGCTGCGTTCACCTAACTCAGGCCTTGCTCACAGCATCGTGATGGCTGCGTCCCCGGGCTCCATGCAGAACCCCCAACCACAGCATGCTGAAGAGATCACCCGCAAGAGGGAGGTCCGACTGATGAAAAACAG GGAGGCAGCTCGCGAGTGCCGCAGGAAAAAGAAGGAGTACGTCAAATGTCTGGAAAACCGCGTGGCTGTCCTGGAAAACCAAAACAAGACCCTGATTGAAGAGCTAAAAGCACTGAAGGACATTTACTGCCACAAAGCCGAGTAG